In a single window of the Pontibacter russatus genome:
- a CDS encoding head GIN domain-containing protein has product MKMHLNRKLSNPVKWAFLLLSLLCLSACEDARCIKGEGNVEQRTLQLQPFSKVEANGDFKVYITQGPTQQVEVKGEPNILDQVNTRVFNGRWRITHEECVRRSKPVEVYITMPAVEGLSLNGSGSIYSENKFAVTDLPVEVNGSGEIDLELDAAKVMTRVTGSGEVRLSGSAEVQSINISGSGNVSAFDLTAEDVTINMSGSGAAEVTATNSLTVDLSGSGKVYYFGNPAVHTNISGSGKVVPK; this is encoded by the coding sequence ATGAAAATGCACCTGAACCGGAAGCTATCAAACCCAGTGAAGTGGGCCTTTCTGCTGCTTAGCCTGCTGTGCCTGAGCGCCTGTGAGGATGCCAGGTGCATCAAGGGCGAGGGAAACGTAGAGCAGCGGACCCTGCAACTGCAGCCTTTCAGCAAAGTGGAGGCAAACGGCGATTTTAAGGTATATATAACGCAGGGGCCAACCCAGCAGGTGGAGGTAAAAGGGGAGCCGAATATCCTGGATCAGGTGAATACCCGCGTGTTCAACGGCAGGTGGAGGATTACGCACGAAGAATGCGTGCGCCGGAGCAAGCCGGTAGAGGTGTACATCACTATGCCTGCGGTGGAGGGGCTGTCCCTGAACGGGTCTGGCAGCATATATAGCGAGAACAAGTTTGCGGTGACAGACCTGCCCGTGGAGGTGAACGGCTCCGGGGAAATTGACCTGGAACTGGATGCCGCCAAAGTCATGACGCGCGTAACGGGATCGGGGGAGGTGCGCCTGAGCGGCTCGGCTGAGGTGCAAAGCATCAACATATCCGGATCAGGCAATGTGAGCGCGTTTGACCTCACGGCCGAGGACGTGACGATTAACATGTCCGGCTCTGGCGCAGCAGAGGTGACAGCGACGAATTCCCTCACGGTTGATCTGTCCGGCAGCGGAAAGGTGTACTACTTCGGCAACCCCGCCGTCCATACCAATATCAGCGGCTCTGGCAAGGTGGTGCCGAAATAA
- a CDS encoding putative quinol monooxygenase, translating into MTKYGLHGKLTATSGNADKLAAILLEASRLVSTAKGCRLYMVSKDRSDEDAVWVTEAWDSKEDHDHSLQVAGVKELISQAMPLLSGRPEKGQELEILGGPGIR; encoded by the coding sequence ATGACCAAATACGGCCTGCACGGCAAACTCACGGCCACCTCAGGAAACGCAGACAAGCTGGCCGCCATCCTGCTGGAGGCATCGCGGTTGGTTTCTACAGCCAAAGGCTGCCGTTTATATATGGTCAGCAAAGACCGCAGCGACGAAGACGCGGTGTGGGTAACAGAAGCCTGGGACAGCAAAGAGGACCACGACCATTCGCTGCAGGTGGCGGGCGTAAAAGAACTCATCTCGCAGGCCATGCCCTTGCTGAGCGGCAGGCCGGAAAAGGGCCAGGAACTGGAAATCCTGGGCGGGCCTGGTATCCGCTAA
- a CDS encoding glycosyl hydrolase family 95 catalytic domain-containing protein, with product MAPTRIGSDGRIMEWNEEFEKNEPGHRPISRRC from the coding sequence CTGGCCCCTACCCGGATTGGCAGCGACGGCCGCATCATGGAGTGGAACGAGGAGTTTGAGAAGAATGAGCCGGGCCACCGCCCTATATCACGGAGATGCTGA
- a CDS encoding pentapeptide repeat-containing protein — protein MKDTYHRDKTFDKLNYAGKILSGQEFESCTFINCDFSESNLSGNDFVDCRFEGCNLSMVRVDQTGLKNVAFHNCKLMGVDFSACNDFLLAVSFHHCILDYISFFRKKIRKTTFHGCSIKEANFTQTDLSGSSLTDCEMSQTVFQQTILEKADFRSASNFSIDPEMNKIKGAKFSSSGLIGLLDKYDLVVD, from the coding sequence ATGAAAGATACCTACCACCGCGACAAAACCTTCGACAAATTAAATTACGCCGGCAAGATTTTGTCGGGGCAAGAGTTTGAGTCCTGCACTTTCATTAACTGCGACTTCTCAGAAAGCAACCTGTCCGGCAACGACTTTGTGGACTGCCGGTTCGAGGGCTGCAACCTGAGCATGGTGCGGGTGGACCAGACGGGACTGAAGAACGTGGCGTTCCACAACTGCAAACTCATGGGCGTCGACTTCAGCGCCTGCAACGACTTCCTGCTGGCCGTCAGCTTCCACCACTGCATCCTCGACTATATCTCCTTCTTCAGAAAGAAGATCCGGAAAACAACCTTCCACGGGTGCAGCATCAAAGAGGCCAACTTCACGCAAACGGACCTATCAGGCTCCAGCCTTACAGACTGTGAAATGAGCCAGACGGTTTTTCAGCAGACGATTTTAGAAAAGGCAGATTTCCGGTCGGCCAGCAACTTTTCCATTGATCCGGAAATGAATAAAATAAAAGGGGCAAAATTCTCTTCGTCCGGGCTGATAGGATTGTTGGATAAATACGATCTTGTGGTGGATTAG
- a CDS encoding GNAT family N-acetyltransferase: MIVAADPDDIDDVYALWQELLELHQSHHPIFRCKPDSEQALRNELLLRLKDKDTRIFGYVQQDEWRGMVVASIKKAAPGFRLSHKGYIAETIIREKYRGKGIGNELVEAAKNWLTDKGADHIELQVSVRNPDAMRFWEKQGFAPTTQHMVLVVSSGTKKS; this comes from the coding sequence GTGATAGTAGCCGCCGACCCGGACGATATTGACGACGTGTATGCGTTGTGGCAGGAGTTGCTGGAACTTCACCAGTCGCACCACCCCATCTTCCGGTGCAAGCCCGACAGTGAACAGGCGCTCCGCAACGAGCTACTCCTCCGGCTGAAAGACAAAGACACCAGGATATTTGGCTATGTGCAGCAGGACGAATGGCGGGGAATGGTGGTGGCTAGCATCAAAAAGGCGGCGCCCGGTTTCCGGCTTTCGCACAAGGGCTATATAGCCGAAACCATCATCAGAGAGAAATACCGGGGAAAGGGCATCGGCAATGAACTGGTGGAAGCGGCAAAAAACTGGCTCACGGACAAGGGCGCCGACCATATAGAATTGCAGGTGTCTGTCCGGAACCCGGACGCCATGCGTTTCTGGGAGAAGCAGGGCTTCGCGCCTACCACGCAGCACATGGTGCTGGTCGTATCTTCCGGCACTAAAAAAAGCTGA
- the rluF gene encoding 23S rRNA pseudouridine(2604) synthase RluF: MTTDTSTRLNKFISDSGFCSRREADRYIEEGRVTINEKTARMGATVKPGDKVAVDGELIKRRKPTDRPIYIAFNKPAGVTTTTDTNDKNNIIDFIGYPKRIFPIGRLDNPTEGLILLTNNGDIINKILRAGNLHEKEYIVTVDKPLTPEFISRMSGGVRILDTVTQPCFVQQQGKNTFRIILTQGLNRQIRRMCEALDYKVVKLKRIRVMNIKLGNQPVGNWRLLTQEETDTLHQLVAESVNTEDASVFDFEDTPPPAKRRPAKPKTDSSKPKTAPGKPKGAPAKPKEEFVNPKSASLRKKAASGRGTRGAGKGAPAARGKGAAAKPRTSSGRPKGRRS, from the coding sequence ATGACCACAGATACCAGCACCCGCCTGAATAAGTTTATATCCGACTCCGGCTTTTGCTCCCGCCGCGAGGCCGACCGGTACATCGAGGAAGGCCGGGTCACCATCAACGAGAAAACGGCGCGCATGGGCGCCACCGTAAAACCCGGCGATAAAGTGGCCGTGGACGGCGAGCTCATCAAGCGCCGGAAACCCACCGACCGCCCCATCTACATCGCCTTCAACAAGCCGGCCGGCGTGACCACCACCACCGACACGAACGACAAAAACAACATCATCGACTTCATCGGGTACCCAAAGCGCATCTTCCCCATCGGCCGCCTCGACAACCCGACCGAAGGCCTCATCCTGCTCACCAACAACGGCGACATCATCAACAAAATCCTGCGGGCGGGCAACCTGCACGAGAAGGAGTACATTGTGACGGTGGACAAGCCCCTGACGCCGGAGTTTATATCGCGGATGAGCGGCGGTGTGCGCATCCTCGACACCGTGACGCAACCCTGTTTTGTGCAGCAGCAGGGCAAAAATACCTTCCGCATCATCCTGACGCAGGGCCTGAACCGGCAGATACGCCGCATGTGCGAGGCGCTGGACTACAAGGTGGTGAAGCTCAAGCGCATCCGGGTGATGAACATCAAACTGGGCAACCAGCCTGTGGGCAACTGGCGCCTGCTCACACAGGAGGAAACCGACACGCTGCACCAGCTCGTGGCCGAATCAGTGAACACCGAGGACGCCTCTGTTTTTGATTTCGAGGATACTCCACCCCCCGCAAAGCGCAGACCGGCAAAGCCGAAAACAGATTCCAGTAAACCTAAAACAGCGCCCGGCAAACCCAAGGGTGCGCCTGCCAAACCGAAAGAGGAGTTTGTAAATCCAAAATCAGCGTCGCTGCGGAAAAAAGCGGCGAGCGGCAGAGGCACCCGAGGCGCCGGAAAAGGGGCGCCCGCTGCCCGAGGCAAGGGCGCTGCCGCCAAACCACGCACAAGCTCCGGCAGGCCGAAAGGCAGACGAAGCTAA
- a CDS encoding ABC transporter ATP-binding protein, with protein sequence MLQVSNIHKKYGSLEVLKGIDLIIYAGEVVSIVGASGAGKSTLLHILGTLDTADSGEVRFDDKNIARMNASEMARFRNRHIGFIFQFHNLLPEFTALENACLPGFLAGRAEKEVRERAAELLQMLGLSHRLHHKPSEMSGGEQQRTAVARALINSPRIIFADEPSGNLDSQNAQELHEIFFRLRAEFNQTFVIVTHNEQLAGMADRTLVMKDGMIVQELPVS encoded by the coding sequence GTGCTGCAGGTATCAAACATCCATAAGAAGTACGGTTCGCTGGAGGTGCTCAAGGGCATCGACCTGATTATTTACGCTGGGGAGGTGGTGTCTATCGTTGGCGCGTCCGGGGCGGGCAAAAGTACGCTGCTGCATATACTCGGCACCCTCGACACGGCAGACTCCGGCGAGGTGCGCTTCGACGACAAGAACATCGCCAGGATGAACGCCTCGGAGATGGCCCGTTTCCGCAACCGGCACATCGGCTTCATCTTCCAGTTCCACAACCTGCTGCCGGAGTTCACGGCCCTGGAGAACGCCTGCCTGCCCGGCTTCCTGGCGGGCCGCGCCGAGAAAGAAGTGCGCGAGCGCGCCGCCGAACTGCTACAGATGCTGGGGCTGTCGCACCGCCTGCACCACAAGCCCTCCGAAATGTCGGGAGGGGAGCAACAGCGCACGGCCGTGGCCCGCGCCCTGATCAACTCGCCCCGCATCATTTTCGCCGACGAGCCCAGCGGCAATCTCGACTCGCAGAACGCCCAGGAACTGCATGAAATCTTCTTCCGGCTGCGCGCCGAGTTCAACCAGACCTTCGTGATCGTGACGCACAACGAGCAACTGGCCGGCATGGCCGACCGCACGCTGGTGATGAAGGACGGCATGATTGTGCAGGAACTGCCGGTGAGTTAG
- a CDS encoding sugar phosphate isomerase/epimerase family protein — MKKPYCFISSLILSLVCVASAFCQSGKPLFPQTPGLVSYTHRESFEKDVPATLDTIKALGITDMEFSNLFGKSPESLRQLLDERGIACTSFGVGYDELVNNTEEVARKAKVLGASFVRVAWIPHKAPFKLEDAQKAVADFNRAGKVLKEEHGLTFCYHNHGYEFAPYGNGTLFDYLVLNTNPEYVSFELDILWAFHPGQDPAQLLKKYGERFKLMHLKDLRKGVKGDLTGSTSTENDVALGTGQINIPAVLKAAKKAGVQHYYIEDESKLKSVQVPQTMAYLKSLKE, encoded by the coding sequence ATGAAAAAGCCTTACTGTTTCATCAGCTCCCTCATCCTTTCACTTGTATGTGTTGCCAGCGCTTTTTGTCAGTCAGGCAAACCGCTTTTCCCGCAAACGCCCGGATTGGTCTCCTACACCCACCGCGAAAGCTTCGAGAAAGACGTGCCCGCGACTTTAGATACCATAAAAGCCTTGGGAATTACTGATATGGAGTTCTCCAACTTGTTCGGGAAATCGCCGGAATCTCTTCGCCAGTTACTCGACGAGCGCGGCATCGCATGCACCTCGTTTGGGGTGGGCTATGATGAGTTGGTTAACAACACAGAAGAAGTAGCCCGGAAGGCAAAGGTTTTGGGAGCCTCCTTCGTTCGGGTGGCCTGGATTCCGCACAAGGCTCCTTTTAAACTGGAGGATGCACAGAAAGCGGTGGCCGATTTTAACAGAGCAGGTAAAGTGTTGAAAGAAGAACATGGGCTCACCTTTTGCTACCACAACCACGGTTATGAGTTTGCTCCCTATGGAAACGGCACCTTGTTCGACTACCTGGTGCTCAACACAAACCCGGAATACGTGTCTTTTGAACTGGACATCCTATGGGCTTTTCATCCCGGTCAGGACCCGGCTCAATTGCTGAAAAAGTATGGGGAGCGCTTCAAGCTCATGCATTTGAAGGACCTCCGGAAAGGTGTGAAAGGCGACCTTACAGGATCAACATCCACCGAAAATGATGTGGCCCTTGGCACCGGCCAGATAAATATTCCGGCTGTATTGAAAGCTGCTAAAAAGGCAGGAGTTCAGCATTATTACATTGAAGATGAAAGCAAGCTTAAGAGTGTGCAGGTTCCACAGACGATGGCCTATTTAAAAAGTCTGAAAGAGTAA
- a CDS encoding nuclear transport factor 2 family protein, whose protein sequence is MLRKHFTLFILYMVASLAATAQTEQDKAAVLAPVKQQLAAYNNRDIDAFAAAYSDTVKVYGKPGVLSYQGREELRKRYGQMFANTPELHCEVVNRIVAGNVVIDHEKVRRSKDGPRFDAIAVYRVHNNEIVEVTFISPDKTK, encoded by the coding sequence ATGCTCCGGAAACACTTTACGCTTTTCATTCTTTATATGGTCGCCTCGCTGGCAGCAACCGCGCAAACGGAACAGGACAAAGCCGCCGTACTGGCCCCTGTAAAGCAGCAATTGGCAGCCTATAACAACCGCGACATCGACGCGTTCGCGGCGGCCTACAGCGACACGGTGAAGGTATATGGGAAGCCGGGCGTGCTGAGTTACCAGGGCAGGGAAGAGCTCAGGAAACGATATGGCCAGATGTTCGCCAACACACCGGAGCTGCATTGCGAAGTGGTGAACCGGATTGTGGCGGGCAACGTGGTGATAGACCACGAGAAAGTGCGCCGCAGCAAGGACGGCCCCCGGTTCGATGCCATTGCGGTGTACAGGGTGCATAACAACGAGATTGTGGAGGTGACGTTTATATCTCCCGACAAGACAAAGTAG
- a CDS encoding DoxX family protein, producing MTSAKTTKIIYWTATGLIFLFEGVMPALTSHTDLAVEGIRHLGYPDYFRVMLTVFKVAGALALVLPFVKGRVKEWAYAGFGITMIAAFVSHWAVDGLNGQTIFPLFIFAVLAVSYIYYHRLVKLRRRTQPDLKQHDFAVSGL from the coding sequence ATGACATCAGCCAAAACCACCAAAATCATTTACTGGACCGCTACGGGCCTTATATTCCTTTTCGAAGGCGTGATGCCCGCCCTTACCTCCCACACCGACCTCGCCGTGGAAGGCATCCGGCATCTGGGCTACCCGGACTACTTCCGGGTGATGCTGACGGTGTTTAAAGTCGCGGGAGCCCTGGCTTTGGTTTTGCCCTTTGTGAAAGGGCGGGTGAAGGAGTGGGCGTACGCGGGCTTCGGCATCACGATGATTGCAGCGTTTGTCAGCCACTGGGCAGTAGACGGCTTGAACGGACAGACAATTTTCCCGCTTTTCATTTTCGCTGTGCTTGCCGTTTCCTACATTTACTACCACCGGCTCGTGAAGCTGCGCCGGCGCACGCAGCCGGACTTAAAACAGCACGATTTTGCTGTGTCAGGTTTATAG
- a CDS encoding RecQ family ATP-dependent DNA helicase produces MQDIHHILKSHWGYAQFRPLQEDIIRSVLAGQDTLALLPTGGGKSICFQVPALAMEGLCLVITPLIALMKDQVAQLNKRGIAAVAVYSGMNRREIDVALDNCVYGNIKFLYLSPERLLTELFQERVKRMKVSLIAVDEAHCISAWGYDFRPPYLQLAELREALPKVPVIALTATATEQVRQDIQEKLAFPKPNVFLKSFARANLSYSVLDTENKTGRLLEILQRLPGQAIVYVRSRRQTVEIAKLLRSRHIPAAAYHAGLKFEERNAAQQSWIENKVRVMVATNAFGMGIDKPDVRLVVHLDLPESLEAYYQEAGRAGRDELYAYAVILNGPNDVAELQRKVEEAHPSVDYIRRVYQCLANYYQLAVGSGLLSSFDFDLATFAKNYKLQPLEAHHAIKRLETEGYVQLNEGYYMPSRLMLLLHSEALYEYQVANPDHDRLIRMVLRLYGGEAFTNFVKLSERKLALQLHEAEQEVRRKLEYLQKLSVIAYEPQHDSPQLVFTKPREDAATLCLDTRRLVTLRERALLQAREMGRYANTANRCRTQLLLEYFGEITDTRCRICDYCLAERKKEREGQELETLREKVLALAKAQPRLPKELVQQFEPKHAEAVTALLRELVDVGRLQYRESGKLEAVR; encoded by the coding sequence TTGCAAGACATCCACCATATACTGAAATCCCACTGGGGCTATGCGCAGTTCCGGCCGCTGCAGGAGGATATCATCCGGTCGGTGCTGGCGGGGCAGGACACGCTGGCGCTGCTGCCAACGGGCGGCGGCAAGTCCATCTGCTTCCAGGTGCCCGCCCTCGCTATGGAAGGCCTGTGCCTCGTTATCACGCCGCTGATCGCCCTGATGAAGGACCAGGTGGCGCAACTGAATAAGCGGGGTATAGCGGCCGTGGCCGTTTACTCGGGGATGAACCGCCGGGAGATCGACGTTGCCCTGGACAACTGTGTATATGGCAACATCAAATTTCTGTACCTCTCGCCGGAGCGCCTGCTAACCGAGTTGTTTCAGGAGCGCGTGAAGCGGATGAAGGTAAGTCTGATCGCCGTGGACGAGGCGCACTGTATCTCAGCTTGGGGCTACGATTTCAGGCCGCCCTACCTGCAACTGGCGGAGTTACGGGAAGCTTTGCCCAAGGTGCCGGTGATTGCGCTCACCGCCACGGCCACCGAACAGGTGAGGCAGGACATACAGGAGAAACTCGCCTTTCCGAAGCCGAACGTTTTCCTGAAGAGCTTTGCCCGCGCCAACCTATCCTATTCTGTCCTCGATACCGAAAACAAGACAGGCCGCCTGCTGGAGATTTTGCAGCGCCTACCGGGCCAGGCCATTGTATACGTCCGCAGCCGCCGCCAAACCGTGGAAATAGCAAAGCTCCTACGAAGCCGCCATATACCGGCGGCTGCTTACCACGCGGGCCTGAAGTTTGAGGAACGCAATGCGGCGCAGCAAAGCTGGATTGAAAACAAGGTGCGGGTGATGGTGGCTACGAACGCCTTCGGGATGGGCATCGACAAGCCGGATGTGCGGCTGGTCGTACACCTGGATTTGCCGGAAAGCCTGGAGGCGTATTACCAGGAGGCAGGCCGCGCCGGGCGGGATGAACTGTATGCCTATGCCGTTATCCTGAACGGGCCGAACGACGTGGCGGAACTGCAGCGCAAGGTAGAGGAGGCGCACCCGTCGGTTGATTATATCAGGAGGGTATACCAGTGCCTGGCCAATTACTACCAGCTGGCCGTGGGCAGCGGCCTCCTGAGCAGCTTCGACTTTGACCTGGCCACCTTCGCCAAAAACTACAAGCTACAGCCGCTGGAGGCACACCACGCCATTAAGCGTTTGGAGACAGAGGGGTATGTGCAGCTGAATGAAGGGTACTATATGCCTTCGCGGCTCATGCTGCTGCTCCACAGCGAAGCGCTTTACGAGTATCAGGTGGCCAACCCCGACCACGACCGGCTCATCCGGATGGTGCTGCGGCTATATGGTGGGGAGGCCTTCACCAACTTCGTGAAACTGTCGGAGCGCAAACTGGCGCTGCAACTGCATGAGGCGGAGCAGGAGGTGCGCCGAAAGCTGGAATACCTGCAAAAGCTTTCGGTCATTGCCTACGAGCCGCAGCACGACTCACCCCAACTGGTGTTCACCAAACCCCGCGAAGACGCCGCCACGCTTTGTTTAGACACCAGACGGTTGGTTACCCTGCGGGAGCGGGCGTTGCTGCAGGCCCGCGAGATGGGGCGCTATGCGAACACCGCCAACCGCTGCCGCACACAGTTGCTCCTGGAATACTTCGGCGAGATAACCGACACCCGCTGCCGCATCTGTGACTACTGCCTGGCCGAGCGCAAAAAGGAGCGGGAAGGGCAGGAACTGGAAACGCTGCGCGAGAAGGTGTTGGCGTTGGCGAAAGCGCAGCCCCGGCTCCCCAAAGAACTGGTGCAGCAGTTTGAGCCAAAGCACGCTGAGGCGGTAACCGCACTCCTCCGGGAACTGGTGGACGTGGGCAGGCTGCAGTACAGGGAGAGCGGGAAACTGGAGGCAGTGAGATAA
- a CDS encoding glycoside hydrolase family 95-like protein yields MQSHADEIELLPALPAAWRRAIYGIVARGGFEVDIAWENGKRKHVKIGQPLPGPQRQ; encoded by the coding sequence ATGCAAAGCCATGCCGACGAGATTGAGCTGCTGCCCGCCCTGCCAGCCGCCTGGCGCAGGGCCATATATGGCATTGTGGCGCGTGGCGGCTTCGAGGTGGATATAGCTTGGGAAAACGGTAAACGGAAACATGTCAAGATTGGGCAACCTCTGCCAGGTCCGCAACGGCAGTAA
- a CDS encoding AI-2E family transporter: protein MADIYTYSRRVATAALIVLLMLAGFYLLGRHAYFFLLVFAAILLAVLFCGMTDWLTDKLHLKRGLALLLAVLFFFGVIVAAFWLIAPTVSRQIQEMKQTIPQALSQVENWLSQYGWGQKLINKVPDDISKVMPKQDALLSNLSGAFSTTLSFLADFAIVIITALFLASSPKLYTVGLTKLFPVRSRSRIMEVLGQCYSTLKSWLVGMLSAMAIIGVSTAIGYSLIGLPLAFALALIAFFLAFIPNVGPWIAGVPAVLVGLTVGPQMALYVLLVYGGVQLVESYVITPIIFQKTVDLPPALLLFFQVLLGILQGALGLLLAAPILAVLMVLVNELYIKDVLEAEAAPAAEGKQV, encoded by the coding sequence ATGGCAGATATATATACTTACTCCAGGCGCGTTGCCACGGCGGCTCTTATCGTCCTGTTGATGCTGGCGGGCTTTTACCTGCTGGGGCGGCACGCTTACTTTTTCCTGCTGGTGTTTGCGGCCATCCTGCTGGCGGTGCTGTTCTGCGGCATGACCGACTGGCTTACAGACAAGCTGCACCTGAAGCGCGGGCTGGCCCTGCTGCTGGCCGTGCTCTTTTTCTTCGGGGTGATCGTGGCGGCGTTCTGGCTTATCGCGCCCACGGTTAGCAGGCAGATACAGGAAATGAAGCAGACGATTCCGCAGGCTTTGAGCCAGGTGGAGAACTGGCTGAGCCAGTACGGCTGGGGTCAGAAACTGATAAACAAAGTACCCGACGATATCAGCAAGGTGATGCCGAAGCAGGACGCGCTGCTGTCTAACCTGTCCGGGGCTTTCTCCACCACGCTAAGTTTCCTGGCTGATTTCGCCATCGTCATCATTACCGCCTTGTTCCTGGCATCCAGCCCGAAACTTTACACGGTGGGGCTCACAAAACTTTTTCCGGTGCGAAGCCGCTCACGCATCATGGAGGTGCTCGGTCAGTGCTACAGCACCCTGAAATCGTGGCTGGTGGGCATGCTCTCCGCCATGGCCATCATCGGGGTGAGCACGGCCATCGGGTACAGCCTGATCGGCCTGCCCCTGGCGTTTGCGCTGGCGCTGATCGCTTTTTTCCTGGCCTTCATCCCGAACGTTGGCCCCTGGATCGCCGGAGTGCCCGCGGTGCTGGTGGGCCTCACCGTCGGGCCGCAGATGGCCCTGTATGTGCTGCTGGTTTACGGGGGCGTCCAACTGGTGGAGAGTTATGTCATTACCCCCATCATCTTCCAGAAAACGGTGGATCTGCCGCCTGCCTTGCTGCTGTTCTTCCAGGTGTTGCTGGGCATTCTGCAGGGCGCGCTGGGGCTGCTGCTGGCGGCGCCCATCCTGGCCGTGCTGATGGTGCTGGTGAATGAGCTGTATATAAAGGACGTGCTGGAGGCTGAAGCTGCGCCTGCTGCGGAAGGAAAGCAGGTGTAG
- a CDS encoding glycosyl-4,4'-diaponeurosporenoate acyltransferase CrtO family protein translates to MDSRDTQAYKLKRAAGVYNSLPNLLWSVLAFVPLYICCYTLLDRNLLLIFLVGSLFTIFLPQAFFHYIQLGETPAIYKKAGVPFVGRFTQNGQIINGLLRKRFPRHRVVSGSKESADRLFRQTFMYEKFHFMLFTFFSLVLIYALAKGYMGWALLLLLINILYNVYPCLLQQYIRLRLTPFMRRNSL, encoded by the coding sequence ATGGACTCGCGCGATACGCAGGCATATAAACTAAAACGGGCGGCGGGGGTATATAATTCCCTCCCGAATCTGCTCTGGTCCGTGCTGGCCTTTGTGCCCTTGTATATATGCTGCTACACGCTGCTGGACAGAAATTTGCTCCTTATCTTTCTGGTTGGCAGCCTTTTCACCATTTTCCTTCCCCAAGCGTTTTTCCACTATATACAGCTTGGAGAAACACCGGCTATATATAAAAAAGCAGGCGTACCATTCGTCGGCAGGTTTACGCAGAACGGCCAAATCATAAACGGGCTGCTGCGAAAGCGTTTCCCCCGGCACAGGGTTGTATCAGGCAGCAAAGAGTCAGCAGACAGGCTCTTCCGGCAAACTTTTATGTATGAGAAATTTCATTTCATGCTGTTCACCTTTTTCAGCCTTGTGCTTATATATGCGCTGGCAAAAGGATATATGGGATGGGCCTTGCTCCTGCTGCTCATAAATATCCTCTACAATGTGTATCCCTGCCTCCTGCAGCAGTACATCCGGCTAAGGCTGACGCCCTTTATGAGAAGAAATAGCCTATAA